A genomic segment from Aegilops tauschii subsp. strangulata cultivar AL8/78 chromosome 1, Aet v6.0, whole genome shotgun sequence encodes:
- the LOC109739742 gene encoding uncharacterized protein, whose amino-acid sequence MCSEPLSPPPPHGKSPPAAADRRQDREIDAAPPPPTPLRRSLATAASHPPWAAMGHTAWTVGAPGAQVRLAEPPRISEVYVPEQLLKTGPLPDPDGDFVQGHGGAVCAASADGLLLLVYAETRLFARIVARQGGRPLRLPPQTDALKSIDPDHVPNVTRFVLNPLTRQITRLPNRVTKFEVSPLFNLRMGLLTQADRGHGPPDKFAVAELQEGDLMLRFLSEKGRWENVVLSPCQLPSARRMKIDQPALAFGGRLWWVDVTWGAVSADPFTDRPELSFIELPRSSVLPARSPLPEAEGEVSWSEYRRVDANQGRLRYVEVSRKEPFLLSSFVLDNDGTGWTLEHRVALSKLWADGGHLWLPLPAGKTPQIELLDPLNANVVYLTVDKKHVIVVDMNMKKVIGSYRYGKDFSVPCVLPPWLGSSRIPSAGKATGKDKTLSDVLVRSDIQ is encoded by the exons ATGTGCAGCGAGCCACTttccccaccaccaccacacgGGAAATCCCCACCTGCAGCCGCCGACCGGCGACAGGACCGCGAGATAGATGCCGCCCCGCCACCTCCTACGCCTCTCCGCCGCTccctcgccaccgccgcctcgcACCCCCCGTGGGCCGCGATGGGCCACACGGCCTGGACCGTCGGGGCGCCGGGCGCGCAGGTGCGCCTCGCCGAGCCGCCGCGCATCTCCGAGGTGTACGTCCCGGAGCAGCTCCTCAAGACCGGCCCCCTCCCCGACCCCGACGGCGACTTCGTGCAAGGGCATggcggcgccgtctgcgccgcaagcgccgacggcctcctcctcctcgtctacGCGGAGACGCGCTTGTTTGCTCGCATCGTCGCCAGGCAGGGCGGCCGTCCGCTGCGGCTGCCACCCCAAACCGACGCCCTCAAGAGCATCGACCCCGACCACGTCCCCAACGTCACGCGCTTCGTCCTCAACCCTCTCACGCGCCAGATAACCCGCCTCCCGAACCGCGTGACCAAGTTCGAGGTCTCCCCGCTTTTCAATCTCCGCATGGGCCTCCTCACCCAGGCCGATCGCGGGCACGGGCCGCCTGACAAGTTCGCCGTCGCCGAGCTGCAGGAGGGGGACCTGATGCTCCGGTTTCTCTCGGAAAAGGGCAGGTGGGAGAACGTGGTGCTCTCGCCGTGCCAGCTCCCGTCTGCGCGGCGAATGAAGATAGACCAGCCGGCGCTGGCGTTCGGCGGCCGCCTGTGGTGGGTCGACGTGACCTGGGGCGCAGTCTCCGCCGACCCCTTCACCGATCGGCCGGAGCTCTCCTTCATCGAGCTGCCGAGGAGCAGCGTGCTGCCTGCAAGGAGCCCGCTGCCTGAAGCCGAGGGCGAGGTGTCTTGGAGTGAGTACCGGCGCGTGGATGCAAACCAAGGGCGGCTGCGGTACGTCGAGGTCTCTCGAAAGGAACCGTTTCTGCTCAGCTCCTTTGTGCTCGACAACGATGGCACCGgctggacgctggagcaccgggtGGCGCTCAGCAAGCTCTGGGCGGATGGAGGCCACCTATGGCTGCCCTTACCGGCGGGGAAGACGCCACAAATTGAGCTTCTTGACCCACTTAACGCCAATGTGGTGTACCTCACGGTTGACAAGAAACACGTCATCGTCGTGGACATGAACATGAAGAAGGTGATTGGGAGCTATCGGTATGGAAAGGACTTCTCTGTACCATGTGTTCTTCCTCCGTGGCTTGGATCGAGCCGGATCCCTTCTGCAG GTAAGGCCACCGGAAAAGACAAGACTCTGTCAGACGTGTTGGTTCGCTCAGACATCCAGTAG
- the LOC109739748 gene encoding uncharacterized protein has product MSSAGLAEASILATLKKLFKTDSVTGVASVELWVLLTTLLLVVRFVLDCFGPWHAERSMAATVRIIEMLNYSMVHYTLGLMQLSAKKVNDYFQVWAVLLVTLQYSVKTGRPYRMSKQIPVLDLMSSFWAANLIRIQTFFLLRIPLWLIWALNAIRIISYFASSDRAATINQENTRLVSDYMRYEHTLGPSGDAADSDNGIRMQSYKYLVSGEDLVLHDAQRERKSASAQYKIWLDPDNKKLVTVEKIWNVDSGSSRLLGGTNDTGNRLKDVCLSLALYKLLRRRFYNLPIHEASHEKTRRLLFDYILQENSNNYERAFRVTEVELSFLQDLFYSKYAAMFAVGFPILSMLMSLSLVGATGYLAFPVSYIPERMDKADNNIITHGVAVTRVIVGLIVAKELSEVYLYVFSNWSKVLMICMYVKHRCLRHPVVEAAMRTVFWPIGGKWNQKISQCNLLISYSRNKQKLTQRIKLESQVKTAIFQSFKGLQKHPERLGSYFLNAFGSKEGLVKQLAWAVELEADTHRILVWHVATCLCEIDISAEVIKRKTVRRQNSRLLAKKSTTKADVWPHYLTASSLSNYCAYLLTIALVPDNGIVVTKVLHAVRCETYHATGRSASQSLRDVNDKLMEIAMKHSEESEEEVANGVGDAMGQVAPESAVIHEEILNVQMANDEEDPNTARRGDATNSFIPATNREGTFAGDDDIHDSIIQMGAKLGKQLIEAYGEDKVGLWRDLAVFWTGFLLNLAASTRAAKHKTRLVTKGELITHLWVLLSHAGFLGNTRHGQTLLDPHDLDEIDPLS; this is encoded by the coding sequence atgTCGTCCGCAGGCCTAGCTGAAGCTTCAATCCTGGCTACATTGAAAAAGCTCTTCAAGACTGATAGCGTCACTGGCGTTGCCAGCGTGGAGCTGTGGGTGTTGCTGACAACGCTGCTGCTGGTGGTGAGGTTCGTGCTGGATTGCTTCGGGCCGTGGCACGCGGAAAGGTCTATGGCAGCCACTGTCCGAATCATCGAGATGCTGAATTACTCCATGGTGCACTACACCTTGGGGCTGATGCAGCTCTCGGCAAAGAAGGTGAATGACTACTTTCAGGTCTGGGCGGTGCTGCTGGTAACCCTGCAGTACAGCGTCAAGACTGGGCGCCCCTACCGGATGTCCAAGCAGATCCCGGTGCTGGATCTCATGTCCTCTTTCTGGGCAGCCAATCTCATCCGGATACAGACCTTCTTCCTTCTCAGGATTCCCCTCTGGTTGATCTGGGCGCTCAATGCGATACGCATCATCTCATACTTTGCTTCATCTGATAGGGCTGCGACCATCAACCAAGAGAATACAAGGCTGGTTAGCGACTATATGCGATACGAGCACACACTCGGTCCCTCTGGCGATGCAGCCGATTCTGACAATGGGATCAGGATGCAGTCGTACAAGTACCTGGTCTCTGGGGAAGACCTGGTGCTACATGATGCCCAACGGGAGAGGAAATCTGCATCAGCACAATACAAGATTTGGTTGGATCCGGATAACAAGAAGCTTGTCACCGTAGAGAAGATATGGAATGTTGATTCTGGCAGCAGTCGGTTGCTGGGCGGTACCAATGACACTGGCAACCGACTGAAGGATGTCTGCCTCTCACTCGCACTGTACAAGCTGCTGCGCCGTCGGTTCTATAATCTCCCGATACACGAGGCTAGCCATGAGAAGACAAGGCGGCTCCTCTTCGACTACATCCTGCAGGAGAACTCCAACAACTATGAGAGGGCATTCCGTGTCACAGAGGTGGAGTTGTCCTTCCTCCAAGACTTGTTCTATAGCAAGTATGCTGCCATGTTTGCGGTTGGATTCCCGATCTTGAGTATGCTCATGTCTCTGTCTCTGGTTGGGGCTACTGGATACCTTGCATTTCCCGTCAGTTATATACCAGAGAGGATGGACAAGGCCGACAATAATATCATCACTCATGGGGTGGCTGTCACTCGCGTCATAGTTGGCCTTATAGTTGCCAAGGAGCTGTCAGAGGTCTATCTATATGTGTTCTCCAATTGGTCTAAGGTCCTGATGATTTGTATGTATGTCAAGCATCGGTGCTTGCGGCATCCAGTTGTGGAGGCAGCAATGAGAACAGTTTTCTGGCCCATTGGGGGTAAGTGGAACCAGAAGATCTCACAGTGCAACCTTCTGATTTCTTATTCACGCAATAAGCAGAAATTAACCCAAAGGATCAAGTTGGAGTCACAAGTAAAGACAGCGATATTTCAGTCATTCAAGGGCCTGCAGAAGCATCCAGAGAGGTTGGGATCCTACTTCTTAAATGCCTTTGGATCAAAGGAAGGCCTTGTGAAGCAGCTAGCATGGGCAGTTGAACTGGAGGCTGATACCCACAGGATACTGGTCTGGCATGTCGCGACATGCTTATGCGAGATAGATATCTCTGCCGAAGTGATAAAACGGAAGACTGTACGGCGTCAAAATAGTAGGCTCTTGGCGAAGAAATCAACAACTAAAGCGGATGTGTGGCCACATTACTTAACTGCTAGCAGCTTATCAAACTACTGTGCATACCTGCTTACCATAGCATTGGTGCCTGACAACGGCATTGTTGTTACAAAGGTCTTGCATGCGGTACGTTGTGAAACCTATCATGCTACTGGCCGCTCTGCATCCCAGTCGTTGCGAGATGTCAACGATAAACTTATGGAGATTGCCATGAAGCACTCTGAAGAGTCTGAGGAGGAAGTGGCCAATGGAGTGGGTGATGCAATGGGTCAAGTAGCCCCTGAAAGTGCAGTAATCCATGAGGAAATACTCAATGTCCAGATGGCTAATGATGAGGAAGATCCTAATACAGCGAGACGTGGTGATGCCACTAACAGTTTCATACCAGCTACCAATAGGGAAGGTACTTTTGCCGGTGACGATGACATCCATGATTCCATAATACAGATGGGGGCAAAGCTTGGGAAGCAGTTGATAGAGGCTTATGGAGAAGATAAAGTAGGCCTATGGAGGGATCTAGCAGTGTTCTGGACAGGTTTCCTCCTCAACTTGGCAGCATCAACCAGAGCAGCCAAGCATAAGACACGGCTTGTTACAAAAGGGGAGCTCATAACACACCTGTGGGTTTTGCTGTCTCATGCTGGGTTTCTCGGAAACACCAGGCACGGGCAAACACTCTTAGACCCACATGATCTTGATGAGATCGACCCGCTCAGCTGA